One window of Felis catus isolate Fca126 chromosome D4, F.catus_Fca126_mat1.0, whole genome shotgun sequence genomic DNA carries:
- the SPAAR gene encoding small regulatory polypeptide of amino acid response, with translation METAVIGVVAVLFVVTVAITCILCCFSCDSRTQDPQGGPGHSFTVATFCQEASFFTGPGHHAQPVVGARDFWTFM, from the coding sequence ATGGAAACAGCAGTGATCGGAGTGGTGGCCGTGCTGTTTGTGGTCACCGTAGCCATCACCTGCATCCTGTGCTGCTTCAGCTGTGACTCAAGGACCCAGGATCCTCAGGGGGGGCCCGGCCACAGCTTTACAGTGGCCACGTTTTGCCAGGAGGCTTCTTTCTTCACGGGGCCAGGTCACCATGCCCAACCAGTGGTGGGTGCCCGGGACTTCTGGACCTTCATGTGA